Proteins from a single region of Neodiprion virginianus isolate iyNeoVirg1 chromosome 4, iyNeoVirg1.1, whole genome shotgun sequence:
- the LOC124302658 gene encoding HEAT repeat-containing protein 5B isoform X2: MNASLSLSLQRFRRRRGCVERVDRGGGTVTMMELSHSLTLNEDALNQIPEAKRPVFVFEWLRFLDKVLVAAQKNDIKGCQQKLVEQLTRHMQGAPGPPTRRLIARCLATLFSVGDTFLLFDTVNKCNDILKNKDDSPSFLPTKLAAICCVGCMYEKLGRMMGRSYEDTVQILIKSLRSAESQTRIEIMHTLEKVCAGMGSAITNVHKEIYKVARHCLTDRVMAVRCAAAKCLLEMLNHAPFLCTTEIESVATLCFRAFEGSNYEVRCTVAKLLGALVATTQQAATKGNNPPAPQSKGYKPISLDEALNILMSGFLRGGAGFLKGTGEMIKGSSGVNREVRVGVTHAYVVFVQILGGAWLERNISTLVSHVLDLVANPKAASSHVDAVYSRKCINFILRGTIGKLLGEGAQAAACKEIAHVILKQMNSIDFSPENAKDCNQETLFSQHLLVCALQEMGNLILGLGTTACNLISDQSLSLIETTIAVLVHPCQAARLAASWCLRCICVAVPSQITPLIDRCVDAIENMRSSPEAIAGYSSALAAVLGSVRLSPLGVPHTKGKIIFNTAEELLRSASQNSRLSLNRTHAGWLLIGAIMTLGVAVVRGLLPRMLLLWRNSFPRSNKELESEKARGDAFTWQVTLEGRAGALSAMHSFLLHCSDLLNDDITRRLLTPIESALAMLTNLSTVLKNYGQQLKAPAAMVRLRLYETLLLLPPQTFEGSYTHLLRMLVSEFTLTENPGNTTTSLLRIVCHADDSVILGTWLQETDHRTIEDQMEPNRRADSEHLQPNSAAGSGALEHDSCCLYRPVPNGEIVPGPLPLGVAVIDMSVSLFGQIFPRVANKHRLQMLDHFSECIKHAKSARQEAVQMNVFTAVLSGLKGLNEAKTSFGQEDVKKSATNLIISALVSSNSILRCAAGEAVGRMAQVVSDSKFTAELAQTSFDRLKSARDVASRTGHSLALGCLHRYVGGMGSSQHLNTSVSILLALAQDNTSPVVQVWALHALALIADSGGPMFRGYVEPTLSLALTLLLNVPHSYIDVHQCIGKVLSALITTIGPELQGNTSTICMARSSFLCACAIMQDHQDPLVQAEATGCLQQLHLFAPRHVNLSSLVPTLCRTLSSNHLLLRKAAISCLRQLAQREAKEVCEHAMTLANESRDTNIVEGLVITETGLPGVLFSMLDTETDSRLIKDIHDTLTSMLQMLAADNLSQWLSLCKDVLTVASESSTTTEEVTAVLTEDSTADDEGGEAEGDDDQAEFHAEESTRQRPAVSPRWPTRVFAAQSVRRIITACLVNKQAHFDLALAKEMQLTRGRGDFLVLHLSDLVRMAFMAATSDCDPLRLEGLKTLQEIIDKFAKVPEPEFPGHLLLEQFQAQVGAALRPAFSTETASHVTAAACEACSAWIGSGVARDLNDLRRVHQLLVSSLEKLRGGHSHQQLYNESLSTLEKLAILKAWAEVYVVAMINDGSAPGNVETSSRNKAHTTAANEEEGFGEFEFQNESLLSLVQPELLSLSQHWLAALRDHALLSLPPEFSSQLPHDGGAFYTTDTMESARPYYLESWAPILHAATLWLNARGFESPEPANVDTNTKNKLGRNNNNDSTNTESNVERFHLLFGICMEALCSPRSSESTQSVETCLSALYTLLDSIWARNVLMVDRSLPIELCNVLHRLLLTRESYTIQMMVMEVLKQVMRAAQEDLADRKKSKLKELVPANQESKDTTEVDELGEGQETGDLIPGQSLVFAVLEVCLCLLVRQIPALNPSPGGATTVLSHRGYTASEECGRLIAATLNVMEGLPRLCSPQGAIAILPTLLYLTTGVIRETAIRTDNDNSGVGPGAPVHGALHCLKSLMTNKYATDARSEQQWKTLLQSALAKIVDLAKTGCDETKMDEVAMMLGIAVFVLHASPEVVSAPNLQYPCINHFRQCLQSENTLVKLKCIQTLRTIFMHYERSVSTPYIHALAPRLVEYLYSESSKQVSNETQLTLTLESIATIEALISLAEPANRDLMQGIQMLTLLVPILINYLLEGDALRHGSKFQITLHQQSFQWLNKIGPKYPQEFKTLMAQSTELKTKLENAVKSSHQQQVQKQSRLSEPVKQAIKLNTAPSIKLKTDFSNFN; encoded by the exons ACGAAGAGGGTGCGTTGAGAGAGTGGACAGAGGTGGAGGGACCGTCACAATGATGGAGCTGAGTCACAGTCTCACCCTCAACGAGGATGCGCTAAATCAAATCCCAGAGGCCAAGCGGCCCGTCTTCGTATTCGAGTGGCTGCGTTTCCTGGACAAAGTCCTCGTCGCGGCGCAAAAG AACGATATCAAGGGATGCCAACAAAAATTAGTCGAACAGCTCACAAGGCACATGCAAGGGGCTCCGGGACCACCGACCCGTCGTCTCATAGCGCGCTGCCTTGCAACCCTCTTTAGTGTTGGCGACACATTTCTGCTATTTGACACAGTAAACAAGTGCAACGATATTCTCAAAAACAAGGACGACTCTCCGAGTTTCCTGCCCACAAAATT AGCTGCAATTTGCTGCGTCGGATGTATGTACGAAAAATTGGGCCGCATGATGGGCCGATCTTACGAAGACACTGttcaaatattgataaaatcaCTCCGCTCAGCGGAGTCGCAAACCCGGATAGAAATAATGCACACTCTTGAGAag GTGTGCGCTGGGATGGGATCTGCCATTACAAACGTCCACAAGGAAATTTACAAAGTGGCCCGACACTGCCTTACGGATAGAGTCATGGCAGTACGTTGCGCTGCTGCTAAG TGTCTTTTGGAAATGTTGAATCACGCACCTTTTCTGTGCACAACTGAAATCGAAAGTGTTGCCACATTGTGTTTCCGCGCATTCGAAGGTTCAAATTATGAAGTGAGATGTACCGTGGCAAAACTTTTGGGTGCATTAGTTGCCACCACGCAACAAGCAGCCACGAAAGGAAACAATCCGCCAG CTCCTCAAAGTAAAGGGTATAAGCCAATATCATTGGATGAAGCACTGAACATACTAATGTCTGGATTTCTACGCGGCGGTGCCGGCTTTTTAAAAGGCACAGGAGAAATGATAAAGGGAAGCTCGGGCGTAAATCGTGAAGTGAGAGTTGGAGTTACACAT GCCTATGTAGTATTCGTGCAAATTCTCGGAGGAGCTTGGCTTGAGCGTAACATAAGCACCCTGGTTTCCCACGTCCTAGATCTGGTCGCTAATCCCAAAGCGGCCAGTTCACACGTGGATGCAGTATACTCGAGAAAATGCATAAACTTTATCCTCCGAGGTACGATAGGAAAGTTGTTAGGTGAGGGAGCTCAGGCTGCAGCGTGCAAAGAAATCGCCCATGTAATTTTGAAGCAGATGAACTCCATCG ACTTCAGCCCAGAAAACGCGAAAGACTGCAATCAAGAAACGTTATTCAGCCAACATCTGTTAGTCTGTGCTTTACAAGAAATGGGAAATCTGATTCTCGGACTAGGCACAACCGCTTGTAATCTCATATCCGACCAATCACTTA GCTTGATTGAAACAACAATAGCAGTTTTGGTGCACCCTTGTCAAGCGGCAAGACTAGCCGCTTCGTGGTGTCTGCGATGCATTTGCGTCGCTGTTCCAAGTCAGATAACACCGTTGATAGACCGTTGCGTGGAtgcaattgaaaatatgagaagTTCGCCGGAGGCAATAGCAGGCTACAGTAGTGCCCTAGCCGCGGTTTTAGGAAGCGTAAGATTATCGCCCCTCGGAGTTCCCCATACCAAGGGAAAG atAATATTTAATACAGCTGAAGAATTATTGAGAAGTGCTAGTCAAAACAGCCGGCTGTCGTTGAACAGAACTCACGCTGGTTGGCTATTGATCGGGGCTATAATGACTcttg GCGTGGCGGTGGTGAGGGGATTACTGCCGAGGATGTTATTACTCTGGAGGAATTCTTTTCCACGTTCAAACAAAGAGCTTGAGAGTGAAAAAGCTCGCGGAGATGCGTTCACCTGGCAGGTGACACTGGAAGGCCGAGCTGGGGCACTTTCTGCTATGCACAGTTTCTTGCTACATTGTTCAGATCTTCTCAATGATGACATCACTCGCAGGCTTCTCACACCTATTGAGTCTGCCTTGGCAATGCTTACAAA CTTATCCACAGTCCTCAAAAACTATGGTCAACAATTAAAAGCTCCCGCTGCCATGGTCAGATTACGCTTGTACGAAACGTTATTACTGCTACCACCCCAAACTTTCGAAG GCTCATACACACATCTGTTAAGGATGCTGGTATCTGAATTTACTTTAACTGAAAATCCGGGGAATACCACAACTTCGTTACTGCGCATTGTGTGTCATGCCGACGATTCCGTTATTCTTGGAACATGGTTGCAGGAGACAGATCATCGCACTATTGAAGACCAG ATGGAACCAAACCGACGGGCCGATTCTGAACAT TTGCAACCTAATAGTGCCGCCGGATCAGGAGCACTGGAGCATGATTCATGCTGTCTGTATCGTCCTGTTCCAAAC GGCGAAATAGTACCGGGACCACTTCCTCTAGGTGTTGCTGTTATCGATATGTCAGTCTCATTATTTGGACAAATATTTCCTCGCGTAGCGAACAAACACAGATTGCAAATGTTGGACCACTTCAGCGAATGTATTAAACATGCTAAAAGTGCCAGACAAGAAGCGGTACAAATGAATGTCTTTACAGCCGTTCTTAGTGGATTGAAGGGTCTTAATGAGGCAAAAACTAGTTTCGGCCAagaagatgtaaaaaaatctgcaacCAATCTGATTATC AGCGCACTTGTCAGTAGCAATTCAATCCTGCGCTGCGCAGCTGGTGAGGCAGTCGGGCGAATGGCACAAGTTGTTTCAGACTCCAAATTCACCGCAGAGTTGGCACAGACCAGTTTCGATCGACTCAAATCGGCTCGTGATGTGGCTAGTAGGACAGGTCATTCGCTGGCACTTGGTTGCCTGCACAGATATGTCGGAGGAATGGGTTCTAGTCAACATTTGAACACAAGTGTCAGCATTCTGCTTGCTCTCGCCCAAGACAATACATCTCCTGTTGTACAG GTTTGGGCATTGCATGCGCTAGCACTTATTGCCGACTCTGGAGGCCCGATGTTCCGAGGCTATGTCGAACCGACGCTATCATTAGCATTAACTCTCCTCCTCAACGTTCCACATTCCTACATTGACGTTCATCAATGTATCGGCAAAGTTCTGTCTGCACTTATTACCACCATTGGACCAGAATTGCAAG GCAATACATCGACCATATGTATGGCACGGTCATCCTTTTTATGCGCTTGTGCAATAATGCAAGATCATCAGGACCCGCTTGTTCAAGCTGAAGCTACAGGGTGTTTACAACAATTACATCTATTTGCGCCACGACATGTTAATTTGTCCTCATTGGTTCCCACATTGTGT CGCACTTTGTCAAGCAATCATCTTCTACTTCGCAAAGCGGCAATATCTTGTCTTCGTCAGCTTGCTCAACGGGAGGCGAAAGAAGTATGTGAACATGCGATGACATTAGCCAATGAAAGCAGAGATACGAACATCGTCGAGGGTCTTGTTATCACGGAGACAGGTCTTCCAGGAGTTTTATTCAGCATGCTAGATACAGAAACGGACAGCCGACTAATAAAAGATATCCACGATACTCTTACCAGTATGCTTCAAATGCTTGCTGCTGACAACCTATCACAGTGGTTATCCCTTTGCAAAGATGTTTTAACGGTAGCTTCAG AGTCGAGTACGACAACAGAAGAAGTCACTGCTGTTCTAACTGAAGATAGTACAGCGGATGATGAAGGTGGTGAAGCAGAAGGTGATGATGATCAGGCCGAATTTCACGCAGAAGAGTCAACACGGCAACGTCCAGCTGTCTCACCACGTTGGCCGACCAGAGTTTTCGCTGCTCAGAGTGTACGACGGATTATCACTGCTTGTCTTGTCAACAAGCAGGCACACTTTGATCTGGCCTTAGCTAAGGAAATGCAGCTCACCAGAGGAAGAG GAGATTTTCTAGTACTACACTTATCAGATTTAGTGCGTATGGCGTTTATGGCTGCGACCAGTGATTGTGATCCTTTGCGATTAGAAGGTCTCAAGACCTTAcaagaaataattgataaatttgcCAAAGTTCCGGAACCAGAATTTCCTGGACACTTACTTCTGGAACAATTCCAAGCGCAG GTTGGTGCTGCCTTGAGACCAGCGTTTTCTACAGAAACGGCATCTCACGTCACCGCTGCAGCTTGTGAAGCTTGTAGCGCATGGATTGGTAGTGGTGTTGCAAGGGATCTCAATGATTTACGCCGAGTACATCAACTGCTTGTATCGTCGTTGGAAAAATTAAGAGGCGGACATTCTCATCAACAATTATACAATGAAAGCCTTTCTACGTTAGAAAAACTGGCCATATTAAAGGCTTGGGCTGAG GTGTACGTGGTGGCAATGATTAATGATGGTTCAGCACCTGGAAATGTAGAGACCTCATCAAGAAATAAGGCTCATACAACTGCCGCAAACGAGGAAGAAGGCTTTGGCGAATTTGAGTTCCAGAATGAAAGCTTACTCAGTTTAGTTCAGCCAGAGTTATTAAGTCTGAGTCAACATTGGTTAGCTGCCCTGCGCGATCATGCATTACTCTCCCTACCACCTG aattttcaagTCAGCTTCCTCACGATGGAGGAGCCTTTTACACAACTGATACAATGGAATCAGCTCGTCCTTATTACCTTGAGTCTTGGGCTCCAATACTTCATGCAGCAACACTGTGGCTGAATGCTAGAGGCTTCGAATCTCCAGAACCTGCCAATGTCGATACTAATACGAAGAATAAACTTGgccgtaataataataatgactcTACCAATACAGAATCTAATGTCGAACGATTCCATTTATTGTTTG GTATATGCATGGAAGCTTTGTGCAGTCCTCGATCTTCGGAGTCTACCCAAAGTGTAGAGACATGTCTGAGTGCTCTCTACACCTTACTTGATTCTATATGGGCACGCAACGTACTTATGGTTGATCGGTCCCTTCCTATTGAGCTTTGCAATGTTCTTCACAG GTTGCTACTGACGCGAGAAAGCTATACCATTCAAATGATGGTAATGGAAGTACTGAAACAAGTAATGCGTGCTGCTCAAGAAGACCTTGCAGAtcggaaaaaatcgaaactcAAGG AACTTGTCCCTGCAAATCAAGAGTCTAAAGACACCACAGAGGTCGATGAACTGGGGGAAGGGCAGGAAACTGGTGACCTTATTCCAGGACAATCTTTAGTTTTTGCTGTACTAGAAGTTTGCTTGTGCTTACTCGTACGACAAATACCAGCGTTGAATCCCAGTCCAGGTGGTGCGACAACGGTGTTGTCTCATCGGGGATATACAGCATCGGAGGAATGTGGCAGGCTCATTGCTGCCACTCTGAATGTGATGGAAGGTCTTCCAAGGCTTTGTTCTCCACAAG GTGCCATTGCGATTCTACCCACGTTGTTATATTTAACAACTGGGGTAATTAGAGAGACTGCGATTCGCACAGATAACGATAATTCTGGGGTCGGACCTGGAGCACCTGTGCACGGGGCTCTGCATTGTCTCAAGAGTCTTATGACCAATAAATACGCAACTGATGCAAGAAGTGAACAACAGTGGAAAACTTTGCTTCAGAGTGCTCTTGCTAAAATAGTCGATCTAGCAAAAACAG GTTGTGATGAAACGAAAATGGATGAAGTTGCGATGATGTTAGGGATTGCAGTGTTTGTCCTCCACGCATCCCCTGAGGTTGTGAGTGCACCGAACTTACAGTACCCTTGCATCAATCATTTTCGGCAGTGTCTTCAATCAGAAAATACTCTG GTTAAATTAAAGTGCATACAAACATTGAGAACAATCTTCATGCACTATGAACGCAGTGTCAGTACTCCCTACATCCACGCTCTCGCACCAAGGTTGGTGGAATATCTGTACAGTGAATCGAGCAAACAAGTATCAAACGAAACTCAGCTAACTCTTACATTAGAAAGCATAGCAACGATTGAAGCACTCATATCATTAGCTGAACCTGCTAATC GAGATCTTATGCAAG gtATTCAAATGCTTACTCTGCTGGTGCCTATTCTGATAAATTATCTACTGGAAGGTGATGCCTTGCGCCATGGATCCAAATTCCAAATCACTCTCCATCAACAGAGCTTTCAATGGCTGAATAAAATAGGACCAAAGTACCCTCAG GAATTTAAGACGTTGATGGCACAATCTACAGAGTTGAAAACAAAGCTCGAAAACGCGGTGAAATCCAGCCACCAGCAGCAGGTTCAAAAGCAATCAAGATTATCGGAGCCAGTGAAACAAGCAATTAAACTCAACACTGCCCCttcaattaaattaaaaacagaTTTTTCTAACTTCAACTAA